The Pseudomonas sp. G2-4 genome window below encodes:
- a CDS encoding alpha/beta hydrolase: protein MSQQVFFAHANGFPSATYGKLFAALAPQYAVAHLELHGHDPRFPADDNWNNLVDELIHHLEQQSEPVWGVGHSLGGVLHLHAALRSPQLYRGVVMLDSPVLTRADQWVILAAKRLGFIDRLTPAGRTLGRREEFADLEAARQYFAGKTLFRGFDPECFDAYLQHGLQQVGDRLRLRFDPATEISIYRGVPHTSPGRAGKLKVPLAVVRGQQSRVVMRHHTHSVGRMPHGESLSLPGGHMFPLERPQDTANLLKELLRRWEADGA from the coding sequence ATGTCGCAACAGGTGTTTTTCGCCCACGCCAATGGTTTTCCCTCGGCCACCTACGGCAAGTTGTTCGCCGCGCTGGCGCCCCAGTACGCGGTTGCGCATTTGGAACTGCACGGCCATGACCCGCGTTTTCCGGCGGATGATAACTGGAACAACCTGGTGGACGAGCTCATCCATCATCTGGAACAGCAATCGGAGCCGGTGTGGGGCGTCGGTCATTCCCTGGGCGGCGTACTGCACCTGCACGCCGCGTTGCGCTCCCCCCAGTTGTATCGGGGCGTGGTCATGCTCGATTCGCCGGTGCTGACCCGTGCCGACCAATGGGTGATCCTGGCCGCCAAGCGCCTGGGATTCATCGACCGCCTGACGCCGGCCGGCCGGACGCTGGGGCGGCGCGAGGAGTTTGCCGACCTGGAAGCGGCCCGGCAGTATTTTGCCGGCAAGACCCTGTTCCGTGGTTTTGACCCGGAATGCTTCGACGCCTATCTGCAACATGGCCTCCAGCAAGTCGGCGACCGCTTGCGGCTGCGCTTCGATCCGGCCACGGAAATCAGCATCTACCGCGGTGTGCCGCACACCAGCCCGGGGCGGGCCGGTAAGCTCAAAGTGCCGCTGGCGGTGGTGCGTGGCCAGCAGAGTCGCGTGGTAATGCGTCATCACACCCATTCGGTGGGGCGCATGCCCCATGGTGAATCCCTGAGCTTGCCCGGCGGTCATATGTTCCCCCTGGAGCGTCCTCAAGACACGGCCAATCTGCTCAAGGAGCTGCTTCGGCGCTGGGAGGCGGACGGCGCATGA
- a CDS encoding hotdog fold thioesterase translates to MSLWRTTPNIEQLNAAGKNTISEVLDIRFESFDDESLTASMVVDHRTHQPFGLLHGGASVVLAETVGSMAAYLCVDASKFYCVGLEINANHLRGVRSGRVTATARMVHLGRTTQVWDIRLTNDDGKVNCVSRLTMAVVPLGEQPPGR, encoded by the coding sequence ATGAGTCTGTGGCGAACCACTCCCAACATTGAGCAATTGAACGCCGCTGGAAAAAACACCATCAGCGAAGTGCTGGACATCCGTTTCGAATCCTTTGACGACGAGTCCCTGACCGCCAGCATGGTGGTCGATCACCGCACTCACCAGCCATTCGGCCTGCTGCACGGCGGTGCGTCGGTGGTGCTGGCTGAAACGGTCGGATCCATGGCCGCCTATCTGTGCGTGGACGCCAGCAAATTCTATTGCGTGGGCCTGGAAATCAATGCCAACCACCTACGCGGTGTGCGCAGCGGCCGGGTGACTGCCACGGCCCGGATGGTTCACCTGGGCCGCACCACCCAGGTCTGGGATATTCGCCTGACCAATGACGACGGCAAGGTCAACTGTGTGTCGCGCCTGACCATGGCGGTGGTGCCGCTGGGTGAGCAACCGCCGGGGCGGTGA
- the sixA gene encoding phosphohistidine phosphatase SixA, protein MKLWVLRHGEAEPHGSRPDPERALTVHGREEVLGSAAQLIGQPLTAIYASPYLRAQQTAQLVREALGFEPELKTVDWLTPDTRPQTVLEHLDDLDDVLLVSHNPLVGSLLGLLQHGHLQQPEQVQTAGLAELEGDLPLAGAMSLKGIKHP, encoded by the coding sequence ATGAAATTGTGGGTACTGCGCCATGGTGAAGCCGAGCCACATGGCAGCCGTCCAGACCCTGAGCGGGCCCTGACTGTCCACGGTCGCGAAGAAGTGTTGGGCAGTGCCGCGCAGTTGATCGGCCAGCCGCTGACCGCCATTTATGCCAGCCCTTACCTGCGCGCCCAGCAGACCGCGCAGCTGGTACGCGAAGCCCTGGGTTTCGAACCGGAGTTGAAAACGGTCGACTGGCTGACACCGGATACCCGGCCGCAAACAGTCCTGGAGCATCTCGATGATCTGGACGATGTGCTGCTGGTCAGCCACAACCCATTGGTGGGCAGCCTGCTGGGCTTGCTGCAACACGGTCATCTGCAACAACCCGAGCAAGTGCAGACGGCTGGCCTGGCGGAGCTGGAAGGTGACCTGCCATTGGCTGGGGCGATGTCACTCAAGGGTATCAAGCACCCCTAG
- a CDS encoding DUF4389 domain-containing protein, with protein sequence MNDPKGQPQYESILLRVLWMVIYLLVWQVAQFILGAVVLVQLIYRLIYGAPSASLMNFGDSLSQFLAQIGRFGTFHSDQKPWPFADWPTPRTPEGEAPHVVAPAPHPVQDEEPKL encoded by the coding sequence ATGAACGATCCGAAAGGGCAGCCGCAATACGAATCCATCCTTCTGCGTGTGCTGTGGATGGTGATTTATCTGTTGGTCTGGCAGGTGGCGCAATTCATCCTCGGTGCCGTGGTGCTGGTGCAACTGATTTATCGGTTGATCTACGGCGCACCCAGTGCCAGCCTGATGAACTTCGGCGACAGCCTGAGTCAGTTCCTGGCCCAGATCGGCCGGTTCGGCACCTTCCACAGCGACCAGAAACCTTGGCCGTTCGCTGACTGGCCGACCCCACGCACTCCAGAGGGGGAAGCGCCTCACGTCGTCGCACCCGCGCCGCATCCGGTCCAGGACGAGGAGCCGAAGCTATGA
- a CDS encoding NAD(P)H-dependent glycerol-3-phosphate dehydrogenase — translation MTEQRPIAVLGGGSFGTAVANLLAENGHPVRQWMRDPEQAEAIRVNRENPRYLKGIKIRPEVEPVTDLQATLQGSDLFFVALPSSALRSVLAPYAECLSGKLLVSLTKGIEAQTFKLMSEILEEIAPKARIGVISGPNLAREIAEHALTATVIASEDEELCQRVQAALHGRTFRVYASADRFGVELGGALKNVYAIIAGMAVALGMGENTKSMLITRALAEMTRFAVSQGANPMTFLGLAGVGDLIVTCSSPKSRNYQVGFALGQGLSLDEAVSRLGEVAEGVNTLKVLKAKSQEAGVYMPLVAGLHAILFEGRTLEQVIELLMRGEPKTDVDFISTSGFN, via the coding sequence ATGACTGAACAGCGCCCGATTGCGGTCCTGGGAGGCGGGAGTTTCGGTACCGCCGTGGCGAACCTGCTGGCTGAGAATGGTCACCCGGTACGCCAATGGATGCGTGACCCTGAGCAGGCCGAGGCCATCCGGGTCAATCGCGAGAACCCGCGTTACCTCAAGGGCATCAAGATCCGCCCGGAAGTGGAGCCGGTCACCGACTTGCAGGCGACTCTGCAGGGCAGCGATCTGTTTTTCGTCGCGTTGCCGTCCAGTGCCTTGCGCTCGGTATTGGCACCCTATGCCGAATGCTTGAGCGGCAAGCTGCTCGTGAGCCTGACCAAGGGCATCGAGGCCCAGACTTTCAAGCTGATGAGCGAGATTCTCGAGGAAATTGCGCCCAAGGCTCGAATCGGTGTGATTTCCGGCCCGAATCTGGCGCGGGAGATCGCCGAGCACGCCTTGACCGCCACCGTGATCGCCAGTGAAGACGAAGAACTGTGCCAGCGGGTCCAGGCCGCGCTTCATGGCCGCACCTTTCGGGTCTACGCCAGCGCCGACCGTTTCGGTGTGGAATTGGGCGGGGCACTGAAGAATGTCTATGCGATCATCGCCGGCATGGCCGTAGCGCTGGGAATGGGGGAAAACACCAAGAGCATGCTGATCACCCGGGCGCTGGCGGAAATGACCCGTTTTGCCGTCAGCCAGGGCGCCAATCCGATGACTTTCCTGGGGTTGGCCGGCGTGGGCGATCTGATCGTCACGTGTTCCTCGCCCAAGAGCCGCAACTACCAGGTCGGTTTCGCCCTGGGCCAGGGGCTGAGCCTGGACGAGGCGGTGTCGCGCCTGGGCGAAGTGGCCGAAGGGGTAAACACCCTCAAGGTGCTCAAGGCCAAGTCCCAGGAGGCTGGCGTGTACATGCCGCTGGTCGCCGGGCTGCATGCGATCCTGTTCGAAGGGCGCACGCTGGAACAGGTGATCGAATTGTTGATGCGTGGCGAACCGAAGACCGACGTCGATTTCATTTCCACCAGTGGTTTCAACTGA